GGAGAGCAATGCCCAAGGGGGGATGGCTTTTTCTATGCCATCCCTCGTGGGTGCTAAGAGGTGTGCTCTTGAGCAATCAGTACGTCGTCAGTGGCGAAGTCGTGTTCGCCGAGGATTCCTGAGGTTTCATCGGGATGTTTGATCAGGGTGATGAGGGCGAGTACGAGTCCGCCCCAGATGACGATGATGAATAAGAGCATCATTAGGATAGCTGCGGTAGACATTAGTGCAGTTCCTCCTTGCTGTATTGCTCGATCGCAAAGCCCGCGATACGACGTTTCCCGTGTTTTCCGTGGTCATATTTTTGCGGCTTATTAGGAGTGCGCTCTTTTTCCGTCTCTACGCCGAAATCGGACCCCGGTGGGCCGTCGATAGGCGTGTTACGAGGCCAGCCAATCATCGACATGACGATGGAGCTGACGATGATGAAGGCGATGACGCCCCAGCCGAACCAAGCAACTTGAGTACTGGTGTATCCGCCATAGGGCTCAGAAATCAGGCTGGCTAGTTCTTGGAAGAGGGTAAAACCTAAAACCAACGTGGTCACATTGACCACACAGATACGCCAGAGCGTGCCTACGCGGAAAGACGACACCATGTTCAGGTGCAGAGAGAATTCATCGATTCGACGCAAGATCCAGTCGATAATCACAATGCTGATGAGTGCGATGGCAACAATGCCGACATTGTTGGTGAACTTATCCATGATGTCCAACGTGGCCAGGCCTGACGTAGTAGCAAATAAGACAATGGACAAGCACGCCATGAGGATACCCACGGTTACTGCCGTTGCTTTCCTTGACAGGTTCGTTTTATCTCGTACGCCAGAAACCACAACCTCTAGGAGGGAAAAGAGGGAAGTAAAACCAGCCACGGTAAGCGAACCGAAGAACAAGATGCCAAACAGGGCTCCAAATGGCATTTGATTAATGATGGTGGGGAACGCGACGAACGCTAGACCAATTCCGGATGTTGCTACCTCGTTGACGGCAACATGCTGTTGAGTTGCCATAAAACCCAAGGTGGCAAAGACGCCGATTCCTGCGAGCACTTCGAAGGAAGAGTTAGCGAAGGCTGTCACTAGACCGGTGCCGGTGAGGTTGGAGCGTGGCTTGAGGTAGGAGGAGTAGGTGAGCATGATACCGAATCCCACGGAGAGCGAGAAGAAGATCTGCCCGTAGGCTGCTACCCATACGGTGGGGTCTTTAAGTGCTTCCCAATGTGGGGTGAAAAATGCGTTGAGGCCGGTGGCGGCGCCGTCGAGGAAGAGGGCGCGAATGACCACGATGACAAACAGCACGGTGAGGATAGGCATGAAGACCTTGGACACTCGACCGATGCCAGCATCTACTCCCATAGCAAGGACGATGATCGCTGCGATCCATACTAAGGCGAGGGTAATGGTGATGGGGCCTACGAAGTCGGTGGAAAACGTTGCGGTTTTATCGAACTGGAGGAAGTCACCAAAGAAGTATGCGTTGGGATCATCACCCCATGCCTGGTTGATGGACTTGACGGTATAAAGCGCTGCCCATGCGATGATCGCGGCGTAGTAAATGGTGATAAAGAAGGCGATACCGAGCTGGATCCAGCCACCGACTTCTGCCCACCGCTTGATACGTCGAAACGCTAACGGCGCTGAGCCACGGTAGCGGTGGCCGATGGCAAAGTCGAGGAACAGCAGTGGGATTCCGGCGGTGAGAAGCGCGATGAGGTAAGGCAAGAGGAACGCTCCGCCACCGTTTTGGTAGGCCACATAGGGGAATCGCCAAATATTGCCCAAGCCAACAGCCGAGCCGATGGCAGCGAGAATAAAGACCCAGCGTGAGGAAAACACCTCACGGCGCTGGCCTTGCTCACGTGTGCTTGTCATGAGCGCACCTTTCGTACAAACACCCAGACGCTCAGTGCGCGGTGTGAAGGAATGCAAAACGAGCCTCTCTTTTTCCGTGGGGAATCATTGCGGCTGAAAAGGTGGTGCTGCCGAAGTTTCTAGGAGAGGGTAAATAAGGTATGCCCTATGGGTGAGGTAACCTTGCGAGGGAGTGAGGTGTATTAAAGGTAACACCTTTTATCCCGTTGTGTGAGATTTTTCAAGATAATAATCTCATTTTTGCGGGAGTGGATGTTAAGCGTTGCGACGCTATCTGTGATAGCTCCCCCTGATGTACGTGCACAGCGCTGGTGGGGAGCCATTTTGCTGCCTGCTTGCTAGGATGATCGTTCGTGAGCCTTACACTTGGAATCGTCGGCCTGCCCAATGTTGGCAAGTCCACGCTATTTAATGCCCTTACCCGCAACGACGTTCTGGCGGCGAACTATCCCTTCGCAACCATCGAGCCCAACGTTGGTCTTGTCGAGCTTCCGGATGCTCGCCTGAACCGTCTCGCAGAAATCTTCCAATCGGAACGCATCTTGCCTGCTACGGTCTCCTTTGTTGACATCGCCGGCATTGTGAAAGGTGCTTCTGAGGGTGAAGGCATGGGCAACGCCTTCCTAGCGAATATCCGCGAGGCAGACGCCATTTGTCAGGTCGTTCGCGCATTTGCTGACGACAACGTGATCCACGTCGACGGCCGTGTTGATCCCAGCTCAGATATCTCTGTGATCAATACCGAGCTGATCTTGGCAGATCTACAAACAGTAGAAAAAGCGCTGCCTCGTCTTGAAAAAGAAGCCCGCAAGAACAAAGATCTTGCTGAAACCGTGGAAGCAACCAAGAAGGCACAGGCCATCCTTGAAGACGACCGCACCTTATTCGCAGCATCCAAGAACGGCGAGATTGATCTCGCCCTGGTCCGCGAACTACACCTCATGACGGCTAAGCCTTTCCTCTACGTCTTCAACTCCGATGAAGAAGTACTGACCGACGATGCCCGCAAGCAGCAATTGCGTGACCTCGTAGCCCCTGCCGAGGCCGTCTTCCTCGATGCTAAGACTGAGACTGAGCTCCTCGAACTCGACGAGGACGAAGCCCTCGAATTGCTCGAGTCCGTTGGCCAAACCGAACCTGGTCTTGCCACGCTCGCAAAAGCCGGCTTTGCAACCTTGGGCCTTCAGACCTACCTCACTGCAGGCCCCAAGGAATCACGTGCATGGACGATCAAACAGGGATCTTTGGCACCTCAGGCTGCTGGCGTGATCCACACCGACTTTGAAAAGAAATTCATCAAGGCCGAGATCGTTTCCTTCGATGATCTCGACGCTGCAGGTTCCATCGCTGAAGCCAAGGCTCAGGGCAAGATGCGTATGGAAGGCAAAGACTATGTCATGCACGACGGCGACGTGTGTGACTTCAAGATCGGTGGCTAGAAACCATAGCTGTTAAAAAACCGCGCACCTCCTAGAGAAAAGGAAGGTGCGCGGTTTCTTTTGCGGGGACGGTTTTAGTGCTTCTTCCTGTGGAAGGGCACGATAACTGCCACCACGATAAAGCCCAAGATGAGGCCGAAGATCAGCGATCCCACTGTTTCTGTTGTCCACGCCACGGCGCCACCTAGGTGTTCCACGTTATGCACCAAGTGATGGATTACATCGTGGGGTGCATGCCACAGGTTGAGCGAATCTAACCCGCCGATAACGATATGGCCGCCAACCCAGAGCATGGCGAGCATACCGATGAAAGAAATAGCGTTGAGAACCACAGGCATGGCCTTGACAAGTCCGGCACCGAAGGCGCGAGCGGCACCGGAGTCTTTATGCTGATAGAAGATTCCTACGTCGTCGAGTTTGACTAGGAGGGCGACGGCTCCGTATACCACGGCTGTAATAAAAATACCGACTGCAATAAGAACGGCCGCTTCCATCCAGATGGTTTGGTCTGCGACTTCATTAAGCGAGATCACCATGATTTCTGCAGAAAGGATCAAGTCGGTGGTGATAGCACCACGCACAAGCGTGTTTTCGTCCTTTGCGCCGGCTTCTTCTTCGCTGGAATGTTGTTTTCCGGTCACCATCTCCCAGACTTTTTCAGCACCCTCGAAGCACAAGAATGCGCCACCTAGCATCAAAATGGGGGTGAGTGCCCAGGGGGCGAGCGCGTTGAGTAGGAGGGCGATGGGCAAGATAATGCACAGTTTGTTTACCAGCGAGCCTTTGGCAATACGCCAAATGATGGGGAGCTCTCGGGCGGGGGTAACACCGCGGACATATTGTGGGGTGACGGCTGTGTCGTCAACAACTACGCCCGCTGCTTTGGCGCTGGTTTTTGCCGCTGCTGCAGCAACATCGTCGACGCTTGCCGACGCGGTGCGCGCGATCAGCGCAACATCATCTAAAAGGGCAGCTAGGCCACCGGCCATGGGAAACCTCAATTTCGCTTTGCGACATGGTCAACTTTCCTCCTAGTCTACGTTGCAGAACTGCTCTATTGTCGGTGGCATGCATATTGTGATCGTTGGTGCCGGCGCAGTCGGCGGGTTTTTTGGTGGTTTGTTGCACGAATCGGGCACGAAGGTCACTTTTGTTGCCCGTGGGGAATCGCTGGACGCGCTGCAGCGCCGCGGCATGAGGCTTCACGACGCCTCCGGTGTGCGCGACATTCGCGTTCCAGTGGTAGAAGACCTAAGCCACGTCCCCGACGCCGATGTGGTGATTTTGGCGACTAAGACCTTAGGCAGCGTAGATTTGCCTAAAAATCTTCCCAAGAATGCCGTGTTGGTTACCACTCAGAACTCAGTGGAAATGCCCCACATCGCTGTAGAAGCGCTGGGTGTCGACCGAGTAATACCAGGCGTGGTACGTAGCTTTTTAACCAAGCGTGGTCCAGCCGAAGCCGAGTTCTCAGGCGGGATTTTTACGTTCACCTTCGGGAGCATGAGCGAGGTGACGCGTGGGGTCGTCGATAAGCTGGCCCATGCCTTAGAACGTGCCGGTATCGAGCCTGTGGTACACCCTGCGATCATGACCGACATCTGGTTCAAAGCGATGTTTGTTACCTGTTTTGGTGCTCTAGGTGCGCTGGTCAATCAACCTTTAGGAGTGGTACGAACCACCTACCGTGATGATTTCGAGGCTCTCATCCGCGAGGTTGTAGCAGCCGGTCAAGCACATGGGGTGGATTTTCCCGAAGATGTGGTTGATCGTGTGTTGGCGTTTGCCGACGCTCAGCCGGAGGGTGCCACCAGCTCTATGCAGCGTGATCTTGCCGACGGCCTTCCTAGTGAGCTCGATGCTCAAGTTGGTGCTGTAGTGCGCATGGCCCAACGCGTCGGTGTTGATGCTCGCCTCCATCACCTTGTGGGCAACGTACTTTCTCATAACCAAAACGCCTGAGTATGCTTTAAACGCACATATCTTATAAACCACGGGTGCTGGACGGCAGAGAAATGCCACAAAGCTGAGACAGAGCGAAAAATACGTGCACGCCCTGAA
The sequence above is drawn from the Corynebacterium rouxii genome and encodes:
- the metS gene encoding methionine/alanine import NSS transporter subunit MetS codes for the protein MSTAAILMMLLFIIVIWGGLVLALITLIKHPDETSGILGEHDFATDDVLIAQEHTS
- a CDS encoding sodium-dependent transporter, yielding MTSTREQGQRREVFSSRWVFILAAIGSAVGLGNIWRFPYVAYQNGGGAFLLPYLIALLTAGIPLLFLDFAIGHRYRGSAPLAFRRIKRWAEVGGWIQLGIAFFITIYYAAIIAWAALYTVKSINQAWGDDPNAYFFGDFLQFDKTATFSTDFVGPITITLALVWIAAIIVLAMGVDAGIGRVSKVFMPILTVLFVIVVIRALFLDGAATGLNAFFTPHWEALKDPTVWVAAYGQIFFSLSVGFGIMLTYSSYLKPRSNLTGTGLVTAFANSSFEVLAGIGVFATLGFMATQQHVAVNEVATSGIGLAFVAFPTIINQMPFGALFGILFFGSLTVAGFTSLFSLLEVVVSGVRDKTNLSRKATAVTVGILMACLSIVLFATTSGLATLDIMDKFTNNVGIVAIALISIVIIDWILRRIDEFSLHLNMVSSFRVGTLWRICVVNVTTLVLGFTLFQELASLISEPYGGYTSTQVAWFGWGVIAFIIVSSIVMSMIGWPRNTPIDGPPGSDFGVETEKERTPNKPQKYDHGKHGKRRIAGFAIEQYSKEELH
- the ychF gene encoding redox-regulated ATPase YchF, with the protein product MSLTLGIVGLPNVGKSTLFNALTRNDVLAANYPFATIEPNVGLVELPDARLNRLAEIFQSERILPATVSFVDIAGIVKGASEGEGMGNAFLANIREADAICQVVRAFADDNVIHVDGRVDPSSDISVINTELILADLQTVEKALPRLEKEARKNKDLAETVEATKKAQAILEDDRTLFAASKNGEIDLALVRELHLMTAKPFLYVFNSDEEVLTDDARKQQLRDLVAPAEAVFLDAKTETELLELDEDEALELLESVGQTEPGLATLAKAGFATLGLQTYLTAGPKESRAWTIKQGSLAPQAAGVIHTDFEKKFIKAEIVSFDDLDAAGSIAEAKAQGKMRMEGKDYVMHDGDVCDFKIGG
- a CDS encoding DUF808 domain-containing protein produces the protein MAGGLAALLDDVALIARTASASVDDVAAAAAKTSAKAAGVVVDDTAVTPQYVRGVTPARELPIIWRIAKGSLVNKLCIILPIALLLNALAPWALTPILMLGGAFLCFEGAEKVWEMVTGKQHSSEEEAGAKDENTLVRGAITTDLILSAEIMVISLNEVADQTIWMEAAVLIAVGIFITAVVYGAVALLVKLDDVGIFYQHKDSGAARAFGAGLVKAMPVVLNAISFIGMLAMLWVGGHIVIGGLDSLNLWHAPHDVIHHLVHNVEHLGGAVAWTTETVGSLIFGLILGFIVVAVIVPFHRKKH
- a CDS encoding 2-dehydropantoate 2-reductase → MHIVIVGAGAVGGFFGGLLHESGTKVTFVARGESLDALQRRGMRLHDASGVRDIRVPVVEDLSHVPDADVVILATKTLGSVDLPKNLPKNAVLVTTQNSVEMPHIAVEALGVDRVIPGVVRSFLTKRGPAEAEFSGGIFTFTFGSMSEVTRGVVDKLAHALERAGIEPVVHPAIMTDIWFKAMFVTCFGALGALVNQPLGVVRTTYRDDFEALIREVVAAGQAHGVDFPEDVVDRVLAFADAQPEGATSSMQRDLADGLPSELDAQVGAVVRMAQRVGVDARLHHLVGNVLSHNQNA